The Chloroflexota bacterium genome contains a region encoding:
- a CDS encoding ABC-F family ATP-binding cassette domain-containing protein, translated as MLRVHEIRKAFGGHQVLDGVTFEIGSKDKVALVGVNGAGKTTLLKIIAGVLPLDEGFVRVAAGTEIGYLPQDAGIRSGRSLWDEMLTSFPELIEIQQELAQVEARMATDYEDMDKLDALVQRQGELIERFDQLGGYRVEADMSKVLAGLQFAQGDRDKACEAFSGGWQMRIALAKMLVRKPGLLLLDEPTNHLDLKATEWLEDYLHEYPGMVVVVSHDRYFMDRVVSRTVEVEDGKAVDYRGNYSYFLKERERKRKDAIAAYDRQQKYIKKQMQFINAFRANAARAAVVKSRERALAKLDRLEPPRAADPKITVRFAAGRPGPERILTIEDLFKGYDGRVIIDGLSLDVNRGDRIALVGPNGVGKSTFLRTLAGIEKPDSGTIQYGQNVTVGYYAQDQSQTLDESISVRDEVLRHAPSGWGEEQVRALLARFLFKQDDVNKVIGTLSGGEKSRLSIAKLILQPRQLLLLDEPTNHLDVPSKDELESALDNYPGAVIFASHDRFLLDRVATKVAVLKDGKLEVFLGGWSRYREVMAEREEEGAAA; from the coding sequence ATGCTGCGCGTGCACGAGATACGAAAAGCGTTTGGCGGACACCAGGTGCTCGACGGCGTCACGTTCGAGATCGGCTCAAAGGACAAGGTCGCGCTGGTCGGCGTGAACGGAGCGGGCAAGACCACCCTGCTCAAGATCATCGCCGGTGTCCTGCCACTGGACGAAGGTTTCGTCAGGGTCGCGGCTGGCACGGAGATCGGCTACCTCCCGCAGGACGCTGGCATCCGCAGCGGCAGGTCGCTCTGGGATGAGATGCTGACCTCCTTCCCGGAGCTGATCGAGATCCAGCAGGAGCTGGCCCAGGTCGAGGCCCGGATGGCCACCGACTACGAGGACATGGACAAGCTCGACGCGCTGGTGCAGCGCCAGGGCGAACTGATCGAGCGCTTCGATCAGCTCGGCGGCTACCGTGTCGAGGCCGACATGTCCAAGGTGCTGGCCGGCCTCCAGTTCGCCCAGGGCGACCGTGACAAGGCCTGCGAGGCGTTCTCCGGCGGCTGGCAGATGCGTATCGCGCTGGCCAAGATGCTGGTCCGCAAGCCGGGCCTGCTCCTCCTCGACGAGCCGACCAACCACCTCGATCTCAAGGCGACGGAGTGGCTGGAGGACTACCTCCACGAGTACCCGGGCATGGTCGTCGTCGTCTCGCACGACCGCTACTTCATGGACCGCGTCGTCAGCCGCACGGTCGAGGTCGAGGACGGCAAGGCGGTCGACTACCGTGGCAACTACAGCTACTTCCTGAAGGAGCGCGAGCGGAAGCGCAAGGACGCCATCGCGGCCTACGACCGCCAGCAGAAATACATCAAGAAGCAGATGCAGTTCATCAACGCCTTCCGCGCCAATGCCGCCCGCGCCGCTGTGGTCAAGAGTCGCGAGCGCGCCCTGGCGAAGCTCGACCGGCTGGAGCCGCCGCGTGCCGCCGACCCGAAGATCACCGTCCGGTTCGCGGCCGGCCGGCCCGGCCCCGAGCGCATCCTGACCATCGAAGACCTCTTCAAGGGCTACGACGGCCGGGTCATCATCGACGGGCTCTCGCTGGACGTGAACCGAGGCGACCGGATCGCGCTGGTCGGGCCGAACGGCGTCGGCAAGTCGACGTTCCTGCGGACGCTGGCCGGCATCGAGAAGCCAGACTCCGGCACGATCCAGTACGGCCAGAACGTGACGGTCGGCTACTACGCGCAGGATCAGTCTCAGACCCTTGACGAGAGCATCAGCGTCCGCGACGAGGTGCTGCGGCACGCGCCGAGCGGCTGGGGCGAGGAGCAAGTGCGGGCGCTCCTGGCGCGCTTCCTCTTCAAGCAGGACGACGTCAACAAGGTCATCGGCACGCTCTCGGGCGGCGAGAAGAGCCGTCTGAGCATCGCCAAGCTGATCCTCCAGCCGCGCCAGCTCCTGCTGCTGGACGAGCCGACGAACCACCTGGACGTCCCCTCCAAGGACGAGCTGGAGAGCGCGCTCGACAACTACCCGGGCGCGGTGATCTTCGCCTCGCACGACCGCTTCCTGCTCGACCGCGTCGCGACGAAGGTGGCGGTGCTCAAAGATGGCAAGCTCGAGGTCTTCCTGGGCGGCTGGAGCCGCTACCGCGAGGTCATGGCCGAACGTGAGGAAGAGGGCGCGGCGGCGTAG